Proteins encoded within one genomic window of Dyadobacter chenhuakuii:
- a CDS encoding inositol-3-phosphate synthase, with protein MSNRSGRIKVAIVGVGNCASSLVQGVEYYTTFSELKSGLMADDIGGYKAADIEFVCAFEVDERKIGLPLREAIFAKPNCTIVLNSDIKSDAPVYPSPVLDGVSPQMAAYPVENRFVIKSELAETDLLAQSEQYNKDLVASMRSKIVAQLRQHEAEVLINYLPVGSQLGTEFYAEICLELGISLVNCIPVFIASDPQWEQRFVDAGIPIIGDDMRSQFGASIVSQMLQELAFERGHHVKAHIQRNVGGNTDFLNMEDKARLKSKKISKENVIRAQNDIRGISTQDSFLHAGPSEYIAYYGDNKVANFRLELEGFMGAPVILDAQLSVQDSPNSAGVVIDAIRYVYVAREMGLVGALRGPSASTQKTPPEQMMFSDAIYECHALANRKLTDSTRKQLAKTAVAE; from the coding sequence ATGTCGAATAGATCCGGACGAATTAAGGTTGCCATTGTTGGTGTTGGAAATTGTGCGAGTTCATTGGTGCAGGGCGTTGAATATTACACCACGTTTTCCGAACTTAAATCGGGGTTAATGGCAGACGATATCGGGGGTTATAAAGCGGCTGACATTGAATTTGTCTGCGCTTTTGAAGTGGATGAGAGAAAGATCGGCTTGCCTTTAAGAGAGGCCATTTTTGCTAAACCCAACTGCACAATTGTCCTCAATAGTGACATCAAATCCGATGCGCCCGTGTACCCATCGCCCGTTCTGGATGGTGTTTCACCGCAAATGGCAGCATACCCGGTTGAGAACCGTTTTGTGATCAAGAGTGAGTTGGCAGAAACGGATCTCCTGGCGCAAAGCGAGCAGTATAATAAGGATCTGGTAGCCTCCATGCGCAGTAAAATTGTAGCGCAACTCAGGCAGCATGAAGCAGAAGTGCTGATTAACTATCTGCCGGTTGGATCACAGCTGGGAACCGAATTTTATGCTGAGATCTGCCTTGAACTGGGCATCTCGCTGGTGAATTGCATTCCAGTTTTCATTGCTTCCGATCCGCAGTGGGAACAGCGTTTCGTCGATGCAGGCATTCCGATCATTGGCGACGATATGCGCAGCCAGTTTGGCGCCAGCATTGTTTCTCAAATGTTACAGGAACTGGCTTTCGAGCGTGGACATCATGTGAAAGCGCACATTCAGCGCAATGTAGGCGGCAACACCGACTTCCTGAATATGGAAGACAAGGCGCGTCTCAAATCAAAGAAAATTTCCAAAGAGAATGTCATTCGCGCGCAAAATGACATTCGCGGCATTTCCACGCAGGACAGCTTCCTGCACGCGGGACCGTCGGAATACATTGCTTATTATGGCGATAATAAAGTGGCCAATTTCCGGCTGGAACTCGAAGGATTCATGGGAGCGCCTGTGATCTTGGACGCGCAACTTTCGGTTCAGGACTCACCCAACTCAGCGGGCGTGGTTATTGATGCCATTCGTTACGTGTATGTTGCGCGGGAAATGGGGCTTGTGGGTGCATTAAGAGGTCCGTCCGCTTCAACCCAAAAAACACCCCCCGAGCAAATGATGTTCAGCGATGCCATTTATGAATGCCATGCCCTTGCTAATCGCAAGCTTACCGACTCTACACGCAAGCAGCTGGCAAAAACGGCCGTAGCAGAGTAA
- a CDS encoding alpha/beta hydrolase family protein, with protein sequence MQKFTKPPFHTSARRWMICCILSASYLASAQQQAANRPTMVAGFPVNYSEDSVGTYTLPDPLKTNDGQKVTSAEVWTKKRRPEIVKLFEESQFGKMPGRPADMHFTVFDKGTPAFNGKATRKQVTVYFTKDTADHKMNLVIYTPTAATKPVPLLMNISFIAYNQLIDDPGLMIGNVWNKEGQRVKADKPTAFGKMNVEQFMDAGFGFATVYYGDIEPDFKDGIKHGIRSVHLKPGQTQTAADEWGAIAAWGWGLSRAMDYFETDKSIDSKRVALQGASRLGKTVLWAGAHDPRYKVIIASISGEGGAALSRRHYGETIQHISDPSRYLYQFAPKYHDYAANVNSLPVDGHMLISLIAPRPLLLQTGSTDYWSDPKGEFLAAVAAAPVYRLFKEKGPETTVMPAAGDTSLLMNELGYFMHDGGHSVLPGDWTHIINYMKKYL encoded by the coding sequence ATGCAAAAATTCACAAAGCCACCGTTTCATACATCTGCCAGGAGGTGGATGATCTGTTGCATACTGTCTGCCAGCTACTTAGCATCGGCACAACAGCAAGCCGCCAACCGCCCGACGATGGTTGCGGGTTTTCCGGTCAATTATTCCGAAGATTCAGTTGGCACTTACACCCTGCCCGATCCGCTGAAAACCAATGACGGGCAGAAAGTGACCAGTGCTGAGGTTTGGACAAAAAAGCGTCGGCCAGAAATTGTGAAGTTGTTTGAAGAATCACAATTTGGTAAAATGCCCGGACGCCCGGCGGATATGCATTTTACAGTTTTTGATAAAGGAACGCCTGCATTCAATGGGAAAGCGACCCGCAAGCAGGTTACGGTTTACTTTACCAAAGACACGGCAGACCATAAAATGAACCTGGTCATATACACACCGACGGCGGCGACCAAACCCGTTCCGTTGCTGATGAACATTTCATTTATTGCTTATAATCAGCTGATTGATGATCCCGGTCTGATGATCGGCAATGTCTGGAATAAAGAGGGCCAGCGTGTGAAAGCGGATAAGCCTACGGCATTTGGGAAAATGAATGTAGAGCAGTTTATGGATGCCGGCTTTGGGTTTGCAACGGTTTATTACGGCGATATCGAGCCCGATTTTAAAGATGGCATCAAGCACGGAATCCGCAGCGTTCATTTAAAACCCGGACAAACACAGACGGCAGCCGACGAGTGGGGCGCCATAGCAGCATGGGGCTGGGGACTGAGCCGTGCTATGGATTATTTCGAAACGGACAAATCCATTGACAGCAAGCGTGTTGCATTGCAAGGTGCTTCGCGTTTGGGGAAAACAGTGCTATGGGCGGGAGCGCATGATCCGCGTTACAAAGTCATTATCGCCAGCATTTCCGGCGAAGGCGGCGCGGCGCTGAGCAGGCGGCATTATGGCGAAACAATCCAGCACATTTCTGATCCGAGCCGGTATTTATATCAGTTTGCGCCCAAATACCACGACTATGCGGCCAATGTAAACAGCTTGCCCGTGGACGGACATATGCTGATATCTCTGATTGCACCCAGACCATTGCTGCTCCAAACCGGCAGCACCGATTACTGGTCGGATCCGAAGGGCGAGTTCTTAGCGGCTGTTGCAGCAGCTCCGGTTTATAGGTTATTCAAGGAAAAAGGCCCCGAAACGACGGTTATGCCTGCCGCGGGTGACACCTCCTTACTCATGAATGAGCTCGGTTACTTCATGCACGACGGCGGACACAGCGTGCTCCCCGGCGACTGGACGCACATTATTAATTATATGAAAAAGTATTTGTAA
- a CDS encoding CusA/CzcA family heavy metal efflux RND transporter, producing MLNRIIRFSVKNKLVIGIFMLLWVIYGTYEVTRLPIDAVPDITNNQVQVITTAPSLGAEDVERLITFPIEQAISNIPGLKESRSMSRFGLSLISIVFDDESDVYWARQQVTERLSQVEITDDANTPQLAPATTGLGEIYQYVLKPKDGFEKKYSLADLRTTQDWIVRRQLLGTPGVADVSTFGGDLKQYEVAVIPANLKALNISISDVFTALSRNNQNTGGAYIEKGPTVMYIRSVGLAGSMDDIRKIVVKNTNNGTPVLISHVADVRLGSAIRYGALTMAGKGELAGGIVMMLKGGNSSEVIKNVKLRVAEIQKTLPEGMEIEPFLDRTKMVNNAIGTVEHNLLEGALIVVLILVLFLGNLRAGLIVASVIPLSMLFAITMMNLFGVSGNLMSLGALDFGLIVDGAVIIVEAILHHMHFSKKYVNTERVTQAEMDEEVTGSASRMMNAAVFGQIIILIVYLPILSLSGIEGKMFKPMAQTVAFAVMGAFILSLTYIPMISALLISKKIVHKPNFSDRIMTRLENGYARWLSGALRIRKTLVVSAFALFGFAVFLFTQMGGEFIPQLEEGDFATETRLLVGTNLSTTIDAFKVISEKLKADYPEVEKIVSRIGSAEIPTDPMPIEGGDMIIVLKDKSEWKSAKTFPDLASKMAATAQEVMPGVTTGFQYPVQMRFNELMTGAKQDVVCKIFGEDLDKLAAYAEQLGSISKTVAGTADWYIEKVTGMPQVVIEFNRDEIAKYGMNIDDVNRTINAAFAGAAAGQIYEGEKKFDLVVRVGNEGRRNITDVQNLLITTPGGVQIPLYQVASIQEVEGPNQIQRENTRRRIIVGFNVRGRDVQSIVEELQEKVDAKMKFEPGYSITYGGAFENLQQAKSRLMIAVPIALLLIFIMLYFAFSSVKDGLLIYTAIPLSAIGGVFGLALRGMPFSISAGVGFIALFGVAVLNGIVLLSEFNRIRKEGLIQDAWEVVMTGTRNRLRPVLMTASVASLGFLPMALSNGAGAEVQRPLATVVIGGLISATLLTLFVLPGLYLLFDKKPKIKGLQPALTLLLICFAHIGFSQTAQTPIGLDSAIQLALNKNLQIKSDRLAENACERLQSSSFDMAKTNVSADYGQVNSINKDNRIGISQTFSFPTVYANQRKVLEANFLAARATTRLTEQEIRAHVRQLFFEYTSLTERRRLLVYADSVYRLFETKSNLRFEKGAANVLEKTAAETRRQQITNQVNLINNDLEIAVRQFNFLLQNSKSYVPKADRAKINDPLTLSDSTAMQELPLMELARHQQDAARYRWQTEKSKLLPDFTIGYNNQTLIGPQVVRGQELTYGAGKRFGYVSAGIGIPLFFKAHNARVAAAKLDWERNQKQSDLISLRLRNELDNARQQIRKFRQSLEYYEGQGLKNADLIITTADQQFQEGDIDFLQWALLADQAITIKNEYINALNSYNLAVIAWLKLNNL from the coding sequence ATGCTGAACAGAATTATCCGGTTCTCTGTGAAGAACAAACTGGTAATTGGGATATTCATGCTGCTTTGGGTGATTTACGGCACGTATGAAGTCACCCGGTTGCCCATAGATGCCGTTCCCGACATTACCAATAACCAGGTGCAGGTCATTACCACCGCGCCGTCATTAGGCGCCGAAGATGTGGAGCGCCTCATTACTTTTCCCATCGAGCAGGCCATCAGCAACATTCCCGGCCTCAAAGAAAGTCGCAGTATGTCCCGCTTCGGGCTTTCGCTCATCAGCATTGTTTTTGATGACGAATCCGATGTGTATTGGGCGCGGCAGCAGGTTACAGAAAGGCTCTCGCAAGTAGAAATCACCGATGATGCCAACACGCCGCAGCTTGCGCCGGCCACAACCGGGCTGGGGGAGATCTATCAGTATGTACTGAAACCCAAAGATGGTTTTGAGAAAAAATATTCACTCGCCGACCTGCGCACCACGCAGGATTGGATCGTACGCAGACAATTGCTCGGCACGCCGGGAGTTGCAGACGTGTCCACATTCGGCGGCGACCTGAAACAATATGAGGTCGCCGTGATCCCCGCCAACCTCAAAGCGCTGAACATTTCTATCAGCGACGTCTTCACTGCGCTAAGCCGGAACAACCAGAATACAGGCGGCGCGTATATAGAGAAAGGTCCCACTGTCATGTATATACGAAGCGTCGGGCTGGCCGGTTCGATGGATGACATTCGGAAGATTGTGGTGAAGAATACGAATAACGGCACGCCGGTGCTCATCAGCCACGTTGCAGATGTGCGGCTCGGTTCAGCCATTCGTTATGGTGCGCTCACGATGGCGGGCAAAGGTGAGCTCGCAGGTGGCATTGTGATGATGCTGAAAGGCGGAAATTCTTCCGAGGTAATCAAAAATGTAAAGTTGCGTGTAGCCGAAATCCAGAAAACATTGCCCGAAGGCATGGAAATCGAGCCGTTTCTGGACCGGACCAAGATGGTGAATAACGCTATTGGAACAGTAGAGCACAATCTGCTGGAAGGTGCCCTCATCGTGGTTCTGATACTCGTTCTTTTCCTGGGTAACCTGCGTGCGGGGCTGATTGTGGCTTCCGTAATCCCGCTTTCCATGCTGTTTGCCATCACAATGATGAATCTTTTCGGCGTTAGCGGCAACCTGATGAGCCTGGGCGCGCTTGATTTCGGCCTGATCGTGGATGGCGCGGTGATCATTGTAGAGGCGATTTTGCATCACATGCATTTCTCCAAAAAATATGTCAATACAGAAAGGGTTACACAGGCAGAAATGGATGAGGAAGTTACGGGCTCAGCATCACGGATGATGAATGCCGCGGTGTTCGGGCAGATCATTATCCTGATTGTTTATCTGCCCATTCTTTCGCTTTCCGGCATCGAAGGTAAAATGTTCAAGCCTATGGCACAGACGGTTGCATTCGCAGTCATGGGCGCATTCATTTTATCATTGACCTACATTCCCATGATCAGTGCATTGCTTATCAGCAAAAAGATCGTGCACAAACCAAATTTCTCAGACCGCATTATGACACGGCTGGAAAACGGTTATGCCCGCTGGCTTTCCGGCGCATTAAGGATCAGGAAAACGCTTGTCGTTTCCGCTTTTGCATTGTTCGGCTTTGCCGTGTTTTTATTTACACAAATGGGCGGAGAATTTATCCCGCAACTCGAAGAAGGTGATTTCGCCACTGAAACAAGGCTGCTCGTCGGCACTAACCTCAGCACGACCATTGACGCATTCAAAGTCATTTCCGAAAAGCTGAAAGCCGACTATCCCGAGGTCGAAAAAATAGTTTCCCGCATCGGCAGCGCCGAAATTCCCACCGATCCCATGCCCATTGAAGGCGGCGATATGATCATTGTTTTAAAGGATAAATCGGAATGGAAAAGTGCGAAAACATTCCCTGACCTGGCCAGCAAAATGGCCGCTACGGCGCAGGAAGTGATGCCCGGCGTGACAACAGGCTTTCAGTATCCGGTTCAAATGCGTTTCAACGAGTTGATGACCGGAGCCAAGCAGGATGTGGTTTGTAAAATATTCGGCGAAGACCTCGACAAGCTTGCTGCCTATGCCGAACAGCTAGGCAGCATTTCCAAAACCGTCGCCGGGACAGCGGATTGGTACATTGAGAAAGTGACCGGAATGCCACAGGTCGTGATTGAATTCAACCGGGATGAAATTGCCAAGTACGGCATGAACATTGACGACGTAAACCGCACCATTAACGCAGCTTTCGCCGGAGCCGCCGCAGGGCAGATCTATGAAGGTGAAAAGAAATTTGACCTCGTCGTACGGGTCGGTAACGAAGGCCGAAGGAACATTACGGATGTCCAAAACTTGCTTATCACCACGCCCGGCGGGGTTCAGATCCCGCTTTACCAGGTCGCCAGCATTCAGGAAGTGGAAGGCCCGAACCAGATCCAGCGCGAGAATACGCGCAGGCGGATCATTGTTGGTTTCAATGTCCGGGGGAGAGATGTGCAGTCTATTGTGGAAGAGTTGCAGGAAAAGGTGGACGCAAAAATGAAATTCGAGCCTGGGTACAGCATTACTTACGGCGGTGCATTCGAGAATCTACAACAAGCAAAATCCCGGCTTATGATCGCCGTCCCCATCGCGCTGCTATTGATATTCATCATGCTTTATTTTGCATTTTCTTCGGTCAAAGACGGTTTGCTGATCTACACGGCCATTCCCCTTTCGGCAATCGGCGGCGTTTTTGGGCTTGCGTTGCGCGGGATGCCGTTCAGTATTTCAGCCGGGGTTGGCTTCATCGCATTGTTTGGCGTAGCGGTGCTCAATGGCATTGTGCTGCTTTCCGAGTTCAACAGGATCCGGAAGGAAGGCTTGATCCAAGATGCATGGGAAGTGGTGATGACGGGCACGCGCAACCGCCTTCGCCCGGTGTTGATGACAGCCTCGGTTGCTTCGCTCGGGTTTTTGCCAATGGCGCTCAGCAATGGTGCAGGTGCGGAGGTGCAGCGCCCGCTGGCAACGGTGGTGATAGGCGGGCTGATCAGCGCCACATTGCTCACGCTTTTTGTGCTGCCGGGTTTGTATTTGTTGTTTGATAAAAAACCAAAGATCAAAGGGCTTCAACCAGCATTAACATTGCTGCTGATTTGCTTTGCCCACATTGGTTTCTCCCAAACCGCGCAAACGCCCATTGGTCTGGACTCTGCCATTCAGTTGGCCCTGAATAAAAATTTGCAGATAAAAAGCGACCGGCTGGCTGAAAACGCATGCGAACGCCTGCAATCCAGCTCGTTTGATATGGCCAAGACGAATGTCAGTGCAGATTACGGCCAGGTTAACAGCATTAATAAGGACAACCGCATCGGGATTAGTCAAACATTTAGTTTTCCAACCGTTTATGCCAATCAGCGAAAAGTGCTGGAAGCTAATTTCCTCGCCGCCCGGGCCACCACAAGGCTTACCGAACAGGAAATCCGCGCCCATGTGCGCCAACTGTTTTTTGAATATACTTCCCTCACCGAACGCAGGCGGTTACTCGTTTACGCAGATAGTGTTTACCGGTTATTTGAGACAAAATCCAATCTTCGTTTTGAGAAAGGAGCTGCCAATGTTTTGGAAAAAACAGCCGCCGAAACACGCAGGCAACAGATAACCAATCAAGTGAACCTGATCAACAATGACCTGGAAATCGCGGTCAGACAATTCAATTTCCTGCTGCAAAATTCAAAATCTTACGTGCCAAAAGCGGATCGTGCCAAGATAAATGACCCGTTGACATTATCCGACTCGACAGCTATGCAAGAGCTGCCGTTGATGGAACTGGCCCGTCATCAGCAGGATGCAGCCCGTTATCGCTGGCAGACGGAAAAGTCGAAACTCCTGCCGGATTTCACCATTGGCTATAACAATCAGACGCTCATCGGGCCGCAGGTCGTGCGGGGGCAGGAGCTTACTTACGGTGCGGGCAAAAGGTTTGGTTATGTCAGTGCGGGCATTGGTATCCCGTTGTTTTTTAAAGCACACAACGCCCGTGTGGCTGCTGCAAAACTCGATTGGGAAAGGAATCAAAAGCAATCGGACCTGATCAGTTTGAGGCTGCGTAATGAGCTCGATAATGCCCGTCAGCAGATCCGGAAATTCCGGCAGAGCCTGGAATATTACGAAGGCCAGGGCCTCAAAAACGCAGACCTGATCATTACCACCGCCGACCAGCAGTTCCAGGAAGGCGATATTGATTTTCTGCAATGGGCCCTTCTCGCCGACCAGGCGATCACGATTAAAAACGAATATATCAATGCATTGAACAGCTATAACCTGGCTGTAATCGCATGGCTGAAACTGAACAACTTATAA
- a CDS encoding dihydrodipicolinate reductase C-terminal domain-containing protein, translated as MKVFVVGSGKLASAILSAAATFQNCGLIPWEPEFQQTTEKAMILHCGSGRQIAECIKFCQQTGSAFIELSTGLETEHMTPNFPLIICPNTSMLMLRTMAMLGQFGRHFKDYQISITESHQAAKQTEPGTAYNFANSLAFPVDQIVSVREPETQSIEIGIPDEFLGKHAYHKITIQDDNDALTIETKVLGHASYAAGVRQIIDLILKTDLENRRYNVLELMQ; from the coding sequence ATGAAAGTGTTTGTTGTTGGTTCGGGTAAGTTGGCAAGTGCAATTCTTTCGGCCGCTGCGACCTTTCAAAACTGCGGACTCATTCCCTGGGAACCGGAATTTCAGCAAACAACGGAAAAGGCAATGATCCTGCATTGCGGTTCCGGGCGACAGATTGCTGAATGCATAAAGTTCTGTCAGCAAACAGGTTCTGCTTTCATCGAGCTCTCCACTGGCCTGGAAACGGAGCATATGACACCCAATTTTCCACTCATTATTTGCCCGAATACTTCCATGCTAATGCTCCGGACCATGGCTATGTTAGGTCAGTTTGGGAGGCATTTCAAGGATTACCAGATATCCATTACAGAATCGCATCAGGCCGCGAAACAGACCGAACCCGGGACGGCTTATAATTTTGCCAATTCGCTCGCATTTCCGGTTGATCAGATCGTTTCCGTACGGGAACCTGAAACACAATCCATCGAAATCGGTATTCCGGATGAATTTCTTGGTAAACACGCTTATCATAAAATCACTATCCAGGATGACAATGATGCGTTGACCATTGAGACAAAGGTGCTTGGCCATGCGTCCTATGCAGCCGGCGTAAGGCAGATTATTGATTTGATATTGAAAACTGACCTGGAAAACAGGCGCTATAATGTTCTGGAATTAATGCAATAG
- a CDS encoding efflux RND transporter periplasmic adaptor subunit produces MKLKNHIIICLSLLLMFSCTDKTSRETEQPESAASDSAQTEKMVSISDAQQKSVGIEVGTPAMEDISGVLSLQGKIDVPPQSTISLSFPLGGYLKSTRMLPGMHVRKGEVLAELEDMQFIQLQQDYLTAREKLLLAESEFNRQRDLNASKASSDRVFQQARAEMETQRILASALAQKLEVIGIDPAHLRADKISKSVSIKSPINGFVSKVNVNVGKYTAPTDMLFELVNPSDIHLVLNVFEKDLGALSVGQRVTAFTNGDPSKKFQAEIILITKSLDQDRMAEVHCHFAKYNSALVPGMFMNGEVSVSNKKALTVPEDALVRWENKFYVFTDNGSGNFEMIHVKPGVINQGKQQIEATGIDDSTRLVVKNAYALLMKIKNTEKDG; encoded by the coding sequence ATGAAACTGAAAAATCATATCATTATTTGCCTGAGCTTGCTGCTCATGTTTTCCTGCACGGATAAGACTTCAAGGGAAACCGAACAGCCGGAAAGCGCCGCTTCAGATTCTGCACAAACGGAAAAAATGGTGTCCATTAGCGATGCACAGCAGAAAAGCGTGGGCATAGAAGTGGGTACGCCTGCAATGGAAGATATCAGCGGCGTATTGTCGCTGCAAGGGAAAATCGACGTGCCGCCGCAAAGCACGATTAGCCTCAGCTTTCCGCTCGGCGGTTATTTGAAATCCACCAGAATGCTTCCGGGCATGCACGTGCGCAAGGGCGAAGTGTTGGCCGAATTAGAGGATATGCAGTTTATCCAGCTCCAACAGGATTATCTCACCGCCAGGGAAAAGCTACTCCTGGCAGAGTCCGAGTTTAACCGCCAGCGCGACCTGAATGCCAGCAAGGCCAGCAGTGACCGCGTCTTTCAGCAAGCTAGGGCCGAAATGGAAACCCAGCGCATACTAGCGAGCGCATTGGCACAAAAACTCGAAGTGATCGGCATTGATCCGGCGCACCTCAGAGCCGACAAAATTTCCAAAAGTGTGTCCATTAAATCGCCTATCAATGGTTTCGTTTCCAAAGTCAATGTCAATGTGGGCAAATACACCGCGCCTACGGATATGCTGTTTGAGCTTGTAAATCCGAGCGACATTCATCTGGTTTTGAATGTGTTTGAAAAAGACCTCGGCGCGTTGTCGGTAGGCCAGCGCGTTACCGCATTTACCAATGGCGATCCGTCGAAGAAATTCCAGGCTGAAATTATCCTGATCACCAAAAGCCTCGACCAGGACAGGATGGCGGAGGTGCACTGCCATTTTGCAAAATACAATTCGGCGCTCGTGCCGGGTATGTTCATGAACGGCGAGGTGTCGGTCAGCAATAAAAAAGCACTAACCGTTCCTGAGGATGCACTCGTGCGCTGGGAGAACAAATTTTACGTTTTTACCGACAACGGCAGCGGCAATTTTGAAATGATCCACGTCAAACCCGGCGTCATTAACCAGGGCAAGCAACAAATTGAAGCAACCGGCATCGACGACAGCACCAGGCTCGTTGTGAAAAACGCTTACGCATTGCTCATGAAGATCAAGAATACAGAAAAGGATGGCTAG